A genomic region of Bombus terrestris chromosome 12, iyBomTerr1.2, whole genome shotgun sequence contains the following coding sequences:
- the LOC100649782 gene encoding pleckstrin homology domain-containing family M member 2 has product MPSQEDMDLCTDKVLSKGRILQELTKAVKLVYAQSLYGTVVLDGDSWLVYWLDRALRHGLRIERHGYWGTARELSHQDTVVVIHALQSVLTSIGKGRAWLYHTLSEGSFESYLACLLRDTKILKKQYFPHALVRDADKTNQLVNLLAGLENVSFTLQLDVTYLDICNYMPQRPMSVNPSGTILSLHLRSSSVSSSLASPGDSGVAFDSDMELANETDASSYKEEDFHLEETPRYRNNRYKTMINNCREDNKNFSSSDSSEDGKTPTQSPGMVTKFQTAMMTKSDIANQNLTRKLDDNELTCSSLDTLKDYDFYSKSLDESKLDKISNKNDNGIKELNKRTTYYSDGSYSFKRNIDPRNSYVINNDTNLLELSMTISDCENIEAPYGILNTINMTDASILSSSSSEAIVQRRQRKKKRGESKKRVSFHEDILKTMKLDDDENYADFSMSFLTPNSVQKKDTQKGRYSWCAHGDSPYVQKNVNPRNAHSDYYSYSSSSSVFDSDCEKKVSSKSCEQIPCQNNCKCACGLSLSERGAPEGQEDPGKAFRPKMEIELEENEAQEAYIVEKEYGNIVEDPPAKVQMPCPTNSKQYTTSSDWSDIDSTTTSDVEERRNSRHLASPSKKRNMTSILTGENSNKLLAPPPIRQAPSKTSLLSRFLKSITERKFEVKRNKKSQKTNPLYIKGVKTSYDSFKEFNDNLDREIQENVAAEKREFSGEKISLKLRELFKKHIYRDKTEELYKVYKVRSSYMTNGESKPMIALLTDKTLYLTGSKPDHIYSNQFVIPYNELDVIMVGPNAQTILLSNADYEMQYLFSTGSSQTTSELIAHLEMAIRRSPMKPRLPAVKILTYEDMHILRHSVLCDTAVHPYNLIFQDEKIEHYNLIYMEDEHMSPPSTPCGPTKEGDLMYRPHTYQQVHPNAPTNPWEAGYFVLKGGVVYMFTDANQRLPKRAIPLKGGLCQGCRRIPNSHRPHTFEILLKPNKAFQFAAPDEYVASEWLQSFVQSASGLFDITEKREPLPCSLITTTKHLVAMKEVFPGKQRGETLSCASVEDLTAFRVPLTQQSWCILEFACREVHESSGDWVIYFTNYTELSTFKEILETLWADASLGEFPMVTLPPEDKLHRRCSDASKELEFAWRYLLPSVID; this is encoded by the exons ATGCCGAGTCAAGAAGATATGGATCTTTGTACCGATAAGGTACTGTCCAAGGGAAGAATTCTTCAAGAATTAACCAAAGCTGTCAAATTG GTTTACGCTCAAAGTTTATATGGTACAGTAGTCTTAGATGGTGACTCTTGGTTGGTCTACTGGTTAGACCGAGCTTTACGCCATGGATTGCGTATAGAGAGACATGGATATTGGGGCACTGCTCGTGAACTCAGTCATCAAGATACTGTTGTTGTAATTCATGCTCTTCAAAGTGTATTAACTTCCATTGGTAAAG GCAGGGCATGGCTTTACCATACTCTCAGCGAAGGCAGTTTTGAAAGTTATTTAGCTTGCTTATTACGagatacaaaaatattgaaaaaacaatattttccaCATGCACTTGTTCGGGATGCAGATAAAACTAATCAATTAGTTAATCTACTTGCTGGTTTAGAAAATGTGTCTTTCACATTGCAATTG GATGTCACATACCTGGATATTTGCAATTACATGCCTCAAAGGCCTATGAGCGTAAATCCTTCTGGAACTATATTATCATTACATCTTAGATCATCCAGTGTTTCTTCGAGTTTAGCTTCTCCTGGTGACAGTGGAGTTGCTTTTGATAGTGACATGGAGCTTGCTAATGAAACAGATGCTAGTAGTTACAAGGAG GAAGATTTTCATCTAGAAGAAACTCCAAGGTATCGGAATAATAGGTATAAAACAATGATAAACAACTGTAGAGaagacaataaaaattttagctCCAGTGATTCCAGCGAAGATGGAAAAACACCTACACAATCACCAGGAATGGTTACCAAATTTCAAACCGCAATGATGACGAAAAGTGATATAGCGAATCAAAACTTAACGAGAAAACTTGATGATAATGAGCTTACCTGTTCCAGTTTGGATACTTTAAAAGATTACGATTTTTACAGTAAAAGTTTAGATGAGtcaaaattagataaaataagTAACAAAAATGATAATGGAATTAAAGAATTGAATAAAAGAACCACGTATTACAGCGATGGTAGTTACAGTTTTAAAAGGAATATTGATCCTCGAAATTCATATGTTATCAACAATGATACAAATCTTCTAGAACTTAGTATGACTATTTCAGATTGTGAAAACATAGAAGCACCATATGGTATTTTGAATACTATTAATATGACTGATGCTAGTATTTTATCATCCTCTAGCTCAGAAGCTATCGTACAACGTAGACAACGTAAAAAGAAACGTGGGGAAAGTAAAAAGCGCGTCAGTTTTCacgaagatattttaaaaactatGAAATTGGATGATGATGAAAATTACGCAGATTTTTCTATGAGCTTTTTAACGCCTAATTCAGTTCAGAAGAAAGATACACAAAAAGGAAGATATAGTTGGTGTGCTCATGGGGATTCTCCGTATGTTCAAAAGAACGTTAATCCCAGAAATGCACATTCGGATTACTATTCTTACTCTTCATCATCGAGTGTATTTGATAGCGATTGTGAAAAGAAAGTATCATCAAAGAGTTGTGAACAAATACCATGTCAGAACAATTGCAAGTGTGCTTGTGGATTGTCGCTTTCAGAGCGAGGTGCGCCAGAGGGCCAAGAAGATCCCGGTAAAGCATTCAGACCGAAGATGGAGATTGAATTAGAAGAAAATGAAGCACAAGAAGCGTACATCGTTGAAAAAGAATATGGAAATATCGTAGAAGATCCTCCAGCAAAAGTTCAAATGCCTTGTCCAACTAATTCGAAACAATATACTACTTCTAGCGATTGGTCGGATATAGATAGTACTACCACATCGGATGTAGAGGAACGTAGAAATAGCAGACATTTAGCTTCACCTTCAAAAAAACGTAACATGACATCAATACTAACAGGAGAAAATAGTAACAAATTATTAGCGCCGCCACCTATAAGGCAAGCTCCATCTAAAACATCATTATTGAGTAGATTTCTAAAATCTATTACAGAGAGGAAATTTGAAgttaaaagaaataagaagTCACAAAAAACGAATCCTTTATATATCAAAGGTGTTAAAACAAGTTATGATTCTTTTAAAGAATTTAATGATAATCTTGATCGAGAGATACAAGAAAATGTGGCAGCAGAAAAACGAGAATTTAGTGGAGAAAAGATTAGCTTGAAATTACGAGAACTTTTTAAGAAACATATTTATAGAGATAAAACAGAAgaattatataaagtatataaagttaggAGTTCGTACATGACAAATGGAGAAAGTAAACCGATGATTGCTTTATTAACAGATAAAACATTATACTTAACAGGTTCGAAACCGGACCATATTTATAGTAATCAGttcgttattccttataacgaaTTAGATGTTATAATG gTTGGACCAAATGCACAAACAATACTATTATCAAATGCAGATTACGAGATGCAGTATTTATTTTCTACAGGAAGTTCCCAAACTACTTCAGAGTTAATTGCGCACTTGGAGATGGCTATAAGGAGATCTCCAATGAAACCAAGACTTCCAGCAGTTAAAATATTGACCTACGAAGATATGCATATTTTAAGGCACTCTGTGCTGTGTGATACTGCTGTCCATCCT TACAATTTGATATTTCAGGATGAAAAGATCGAACACTATAATCTTATTTATATGGAAGATGAACATATGTCACCACCTAGCACACCATGTGGTCCAACAAAAGAAGGTGATCTCATGTACAGACCACACACGTATCAACAAGTTCATCCTAATGCTCCAACTAATCCATGGGAAGCTGGATACTTTGTTCTCAAAGGTGGAGTTGTTTATATGTTTACGGATGCGAATCAACGATTACCGAAACGAGCTATTCCATTGAAAGGTGGTCTTTGTCAAGGATGTCGAAGAATTCCGAATTCTCATCGCCCTCATACATTCGAGATACTTTTAAAACCGAATAAAGCTTTTCAGTTTGCTGCTCCAGACGAATACGTCGCATCCGAATGGTTACAAAGCTTTGTTCAAAGTGCTTCTGGGTTATTCGATATTACAGAAAAAAGAGAGCCTTTGCCATGTAGCCTTATTACAACTACTAAGCATTTAGTAGCTATGAAAGAAGTGTTTCCTGGTAAACAACGTGGGGAAACACTTTCTTGTGCTTCTGTAGAAGATCTCACAGCTTTCAGAGTACCTTTAACTCAACAATCTTGGTGTATACTG gAGTTCGCATGTCGAGAAGTACATGAAAGTAGTGGTGACTGGGTTATATATTTCACAAATTACACTGAACTATCtacttttaaagaaattttagaaacattGTGGGCTGATGCAAGTTTG GGTGAATTTCCTATGGTAACGCTTCCGCCAGAAGATAAACTTCATCGACGTTGCTCAGATGCCAGTAAAGAATTAGAGTTTGCATGGCGATATTTATTACCTTCAGTAATCGATTAA
- the LOC100649669 gene encoding protein ST7 homolog — MALLFTSIWDSTMFLSTLTPKFYVALTGTSSLISGLILIFEWWYFRKYGTSFIEQVSLNHISPWIGGGDSGSDGNNSSLNSSNSNQQNVPECKVWRNPINLFRGAEYQRFYWATNKEPLTYYDMNLSAQDHQTFFTCEGDTGKAEYEIMQTAWRERNPVVRIKAAHSALERNPDCAPAYILLAEEEATTIVEAEKILKQALKVAENNYRRSQSTQHQGAIAEGIHRRDTNVLIYVKRRLAMCARKLGKLKEAVKMFRDLTKEVPPIMNVLNIHENLIEALLEMQAYADVQAVLAKYDDISLPKSATICYTAALLKARLVADKFSTDIASKRGLTTPEMIAVEAIHRAVEFNPHVPKYLLEMKPLILPPEHVLKRGDSEAIAYAFFHLAHWKQMEGALNLLHCTWEGTFRMLPYPLERGHLFYPYPTCTECADRELLPSFHDVSVYPKKELPFFILFTAGLCSFTALLALLTHQYPDTMGVVARSMLAWFSHPFYYILDKLEAILPSNLLQQLSRI; from the exons ATGGCTCTATTATTCACAAGCATATGGGATTCTACAATGTTTTTGAGCACCTTAACCCCAAAATTTTATGTTGCACTCACTGGAACGTCATCTTTAATTTCTGGGTTAATTCTAATCTTCGAATGGTGGTATTTTAGAAAATACGGCACATCTTTTATTGAACAAGTATCTTTAAATCACATTTCACCATGGATTGGTGGAGGTGACAGTGGATCAGATGGCAATAACTCAAGTTTAAATAGTTCAAATTCAAATCAACAAAATGTTCCAGAGTGTAAAGTTTGGCGTAACccaataaatttatttagagGGGCTGAGTATCAAAGATTTTATTGGGCTACAAACAAAGAACCATTAACATATTATGATATGAACCTATCTGCTCAAGATCATCAAACATTTTTTACTTGTGAAGGTGATACAG GTAAGGCAGAGTATGAAATTATGCAAACAGCTTGGAGAGAGCGAAATCCAGTAGTTCGAATAAAAGCTGCACATAGTGCTCTTGAACGTAATCCTGATTGCGCCCCTGCTTATATTTTACTTGCTGAAGAAGAAGCTACTACTATTGTAGAGGCAGAAAAGATTTTAAAACAAGCTTTAAAAGTAGCAGAGAACAATTATAGAAGATCTCAAAGTACTCAACATCAAGGAGCCATTGCAGAGGGTATACATAGAAGAGATAcaaatgttttaatatatgtTAAACGAAGGTTAGCTATGTGTGCAAGAAAATTAGGGAAATTGAAAGAAGCAGTAAAAATGTTTAGAGATCTCACAAAAGAAGTCCCACCAATTATGAATGTATTAAACATTcatgaaaatttaattgaagCTTTATTAGAAATGCAAGCATATGCAGATGTTCAAGCAGTATTAGCAAAATACGATGATATTAGTTTACCAAAATCTGCAACTATTTGTTATACAGCTGCATTGTTAAAAGCGCGACTGGTGGCTGATAAATTTTCGACAGATATCGCTAGTAAAAGAGGTTTAACTACTCCAGAAATGATAGCAGTTGAAGCTATTCACAGAGCTGTTGAATTTAATCCTCATGTacctaaatatttattagaaatgaAACCTTTAATTTTACCTCCAGAACATGTACTAAAAAGGGGGGACTCAGAAGCGATTGCTTACGCATTCTTTCATCTTGCTCATTGGAAACAAATGGAGGGTGCTCTTAATTTGTTACATTGTACATGGGAAGGTACTTTTAGAATGTTACCTTACCCTTTAGAAAGAGGACATTTATTCTATCCATATCCAACCTGCACAGAATGTGCAGATCGTGAATTGCTACCCTCGTTTCACGATGTTAGCGTTTACCCTAAAAAGGAGTTGccgttttttattttgtttacagCTGGTTTATGTTCCTTTACAGCACTCTTAGCACTTTTAACACATCAATATCCTGATACTATGGGTGTTGTTGCACGATCGATGCTTGCCTGGTTTTCTCatccattttattatattttagacAAATTGGAAGCAATTTTACCTTCTAATTTATTACAACAGCTTTCTAGaatataa
- the LOC100649551 gene encoding phosphatidylinositol 4-kinase beta, which produces MSEVVAVTPSGGSTRQESVAHIKRHKLANCNVPLVHGRSNPSINTRNRLTTHQRNHSLDFRSMGILLPPVPQANTTTLTHHHRNRSLDSALQRIPEVDVTPSPECETTPAPVTKAAAVPVCKARSREREDLASLGSDDSGILCGSDSGSSDATNAATRESSVDHLHSRESLDSSLSQPGDMDSVDAVDAMDGEESSTPVSVSVSVSVPVSPVELVHLSEPSSKKGGDCSSSGSEPHKHENTSSGDHGSQEPRSNNVCTVKELEGHEYAHDEQRRTTDMGVTVDTRDFQNSMEVSPVNDKQSELAGAAMTLCCGTAVQSETSEAAVKKQTGVVCRRQETVQPKPSEGCLLRLFESQIFDMSMAISYLFNSKEPGVQSYLGNKMFSFPDNDVDFYLPQLVVMYIQLHDVTEVLYPYLVHRCRQSADFSLKCAWLLDAYSSDAHLPSKKKSHGTKLKNLILSDELRPKGNENKKRVTGLQAPAPPPLTPMQSITSPNKKTHQRSQSDATGLFQTLRRSHSGTINKVSLGDLSSGRAFDNGCTCFYSCQGVVNDLRGQKTDCFCNAPRLAPELEFIQALISIGKLLGTIPTKESKTVQLIAELNTLNLNLPARVWLPLHSSIPHHIVRVPPQYAAVLNSKDKAPYIIYVEVLEVEDIYTSPVPTKIVGCSLRHTKSEENLTGGEQSNVMGSSNISTSETQQNMPPIRQTPVKNISPYSVRSTEVAFNFPDDDPNDCWSQEDDEITQQYLQLRKPKDRDTISQLSQESSDSKEPIFVPGDIKRRLSEMAATPSATFNHDPEDPSAAVLKEPWELKQRRIRSSSPYGHLASWRLLAVIVKCGDDLRQELLASQLLSMLQKIWQDEQVPLWVRPYKILCLSNDSGLIEPILNTVSLHQVKKQCQLTLNQYFEREFGPSTSDTFIIAQRNFIQSCAAYCLVCYLIQVKDRHNGNILLHSDGHLIHIDFGFILSTSPRNLGFETSPFKLTPEFVEVMGGSQSKQFQEFKTLILQGLIAARKHMEKIVNLVEIMLSGSQLPCFRSGGAATVQGLKNRFHLTLTEDQLRRHVEDLVEASIHSWSTKLYDRYQYFANGTL; this is translated from the exons ATGAGTGAAGTAGTGGCTGTAACACCTAGTGGTGGATCGACACGCCAGGAAAGCGTGGCACACATCAAAAGACATAAATTAGCCAACTGTAATGTTCCTCTCGTGCACGGACGATCAAATCCGTCGATCAACACCCGTAATAGGCTGACCACGCATCAACGAAATCACAGTTTGGACTTTAG GTCAATGGGTATTTTATTGCCGCCGGTACCACAGGCGAACACGACCACGCTGACGCATCATCATAGAAATCGAAGTCTTGACTCCGCGCTGCAGCGTATCCCGGAAGTGGACGTGACACCGAGTCCAGAATGCGAGACAACGCCGGCCCCCGTAACTAAAGCGGCCGCGGTACCGGTGTGCAAAGCGCGCAGCCGGGAACGCGAGGATTTAGCCAGCCTCGGATCCGACGATTCGGGTATACTTTGCGGTTCCGATAGCGGTTCCAGCGACGCAACGAACGCTGCCACCAGAGAATCGAGCGTCGACCACCTGCATAGTCGTGAGAGCCTCGATTCCTCGTTATCCCAGCCAGGTGACATGGATAGCGTGGATGCAGTGGATGCGATGGACGGCGAAGAAAGTAGTACTCCAGTCTCAGTCTCAGTGTCGGTGTCGGTGCCAGTGTCACCTGTGGAACTGGTGCACTTGAGTGAACCTTCTTCGAAAAAGGGTGGTGAttgtagtagtagtggtagtgaGCCGCATAAACACGAGAATACGAGCAGTGGTGATCATGGTTCGCAGGAACCGCGCTCCAATAACGTCTGTACGGTCAAAGAACTCGAGGGTCATGAATACGCGCACGACGAACAACGACGCACCACCGATATGGGTGTGACGGTTGACACGCGAGACTTCCAAAATTCCATGGAAGTCTCGCCAGTGAACGATAAACAGAGTGAACTGGCCGGCGCAGCTATGACTTTGTGTTGCGGGACCGCTGTGCAATCCGAAACTAGCGAGGCAGCTGTGAAAAAGCAGACTGGTGTCGTTTGCCGGAGGCAAGAGACGGTACAACCGAAACCATCCGAAGGTTGTTTGCTCAGATTATTCGAAAGCCAGATTTTCGACATGTCCATGGCGATCTCTTATCTTTTCAATTCTAAAGAACCTGGCGTTCAGAGTTACCTTG GTAACAAGATGTTCAGTTTCCCAGATAATGATGTGGACTTCTACTTGCCACAGTTAGTTGTGATGTATATACAACTTCATGATGTTACAGAAGTTCTTTATCCATATCTTGTCCATAG gtgTAGACAGTCGGCTGATTTTTCGTTAAAATGTGCCTGGCTATTAGATGCATACAGTTCTGATGCTCATTTGCCATCCAAAAAGAAATCTCATGGGACCAAATTAAAAAATCTTATTCTCTCAGATGAACTCAG GCCAAAAGgaaatgagaataaaaaacGTGTAACTGGATTACAAGCTCCCGCACCGCCACCACTGACTCCGATGCAAAGCATTACATCACCTAATAAAAAGACACACCAAAGATCTCAATCTGATGCCACTGGATTATTTCAAACTTTACGTCGTAGCCATTCCG GTACAATAAATAAAGTAAGTCTTGGGGACCTGAGCTCTGGTCGAGCATTTGATAATGGTTGTACCTGTTTTTATTCCTGCCAAGGTGTGGTAAATGATTTACGAGGACAAAAGACCGACTGTTTTTGCAAT GCGCCACGTCTTGCTCCAGAACTTGAATTTATACAAGCATTAATATCTATTGGTAAATTACTTGGAACTATTCCAACAAAGGAAAGTAAAACCGTTCAATTAATAGCAGAGCTTAATACTCTCAATTTGAACCTTCCTGCAAGGGTGTGGCTTCCTTTGCACAGTTCAATACCGCATCATATCGTACGAGTGCCACCACAATACGCTGCTGTCCTTAATAGCAAGGATAAG GCACCATACATAATTTATGTTGAAGTGTTAGAAGTAGAAGATATTTATACATCACCTGTACCGACAAAAATAGTGGGATGTTCATTGAGGCATACTAAATCTGAAGAAAATTTGACTGGAGGCGAACAGTCTAATGTAATGGGTTCATCAAACATATCCACTTCAGAAACGCAACAAAACATGCCACCAATTAGACAAACTCcggttaaaaatatttctccatATTCGGTTAGAAGTACGGAAGTTGCATTTAATTTTCCTGATGATGATCCTAACGATTGTTGGAGTCAAGAAGATGATGAAATCACACAACAG TATTTACAACTTCGAAAACCAAAAGATAGAGATACAATATCTCAGTTAAGTCAAGAATCATCTGATAGTAAAGAACCAATATTTGTACCTGGTGATATAAAGAGGCGGTTAAGTGAAATGGCTGCTACGCCTAGTGCAACGTTTAATCATGATCCGGAAGATCCATCGGCGGCTGTTTTGAAAGAACCATGGGAACTAAAACAACGTCGCATAAGATCTTCCAGTCCATATGGCCATTTGGCATCTTGGAGGCTCCTTGCTGTTATCGTAAAATGTGGCGATGATCTTCGGCAAGAACTTCTTGCTTCACAGTTACTCTCAATGTTACAAAAAATTTGGCAAGATGAGCAGGTGCCTCTCTGGGTGCGGCCATACAA AATTTTGTGCTTATCAAATGATAGTGGCTTAATCGAGCCAATTTTAAATACTGTATCACTTCACCAGGTGAAAAAGCAGTGCCAATTAACGCTTAATCAATATTTTGAACGAGAATTTGGTCCATCTACGTCAGATACATTTATTATCGCGCAAAGAAACTTTATTCAAAGTTGTGCGGCGTATTGTCTTGTCTGTTATCTCATTCAGGTTAAAGATCGTCATAACGGAAATATTTTACTTCATAGTGATGGACACTTAATACATATAGATTTTGGATTTATTCTTTCGACTTCGCCAAGAAACTTAGGATTTGAGACTAGTCCGTTCAAATTAACTCCAGAATTTGTGGAAGTGATGGGCGGAAGCCAATCTAAACAATTTCAAGAATTCAAAACTTTAATTCTACAAGGATTAATTGCAGCACGGAAGCATatggaaaaaattgtaaatctaGTGGAAATAATGTTATCAG GATCGCAACTCCCATGTTTCCGTAGTGGTGGAGCAGCAACGGTTCAAGGACTGAAAAACAGATTCCATCTTACATTAACGGAAGATCAATTACGTCGGCATGTGGAGGATTTAGTCGAAGCCAGTATCCATTCGTGGTCTACTAAATTATATGATCGATATCAATATTTCGCAAATGGCAccctttaa